The proteins below are encoded in one region of Pirellulales bacterium:
- the glmM gene encoding phosphoglucosamine mutase translates to MSEPIISVSGLRGIVGDSLTPEVALRYACAFASTLEEGPLVITRDGRATGAMLAEAIHSGLMAIGRDTIDADVCATPTAGVLVRRYHAAGGIQISASHNPPEYNGMKLFGSHGYVISAAEGQAVINAYRSRSPAWVGHAHVGSTDVCGDPFDRHLELVLATVDVDRIRDRQFRVLLDSNHGAGSELGFNLLEVLGCEVEVLGDVADGLFAHTPEPTAENLREVLPQVVRMGADVGFCQDPDADRLAVIDAAGNYLGEEYTLAMCVDHVLRRNPGPVVTNCSTSRMSEDLAARYDVPFFRSAVGEANVVGLMRQESAAIGGEGNGGVIDPRVGFVRDSFVGMALLLDAMAARELPVAVLAAELPRYEMAKTKITLPPERVAAGLERLAAHFPDAKSDRLDGLRLDWPGKWLLVRASNTEPIVRAMSEAPTRAEADRLCAEAEALLTR, encoded by the coding sequence TTGAGCGAGCCGATCATTAGTGTCTCGGGGCTGCGCGGCATCGTGGGAGACAGTCTCACCCCCGAGGTCGCTCTACGCTACGCCTGTGCCTTCGCCTCGACGCTCGAAGAGGGGCCGCTCGTCATCACGCGCGACGGCCGGGCGACGGGAGCCATGCTGGCCGAGGCGATTCACTCCGGCTTGATGGCGATCGGACGCGATACGATCGACGCCGACGTCTGCGCCACGCCCACCGCGGGCGTGCTCGTGCGGCGCTACCATGCCGCCGGCGGCATCCAAATCTCGGCCAGCCACAACCCGCCCGAATACAACGGCATGAAGCTGTTCGGCTCGCACGGATACGTCATCTCGGCCGCGGAAGGCCAGGCGGTGATCAACGCCTATCGCTCGCGCTCGCCGGCCTGGGTCGGGCATGCGCACGTCGGCAGCACCGACGTCTGCGGCGATCCGTTCGATCGGCATCTCGAGCTGGTGCTCGCCACGGTCGATGTCGACCGCATTCGCGACCGCCAGTTTCGCGTCCTGCTCGACTCGAATCACGGCGCCGGCAGCGAACTGGGCTTCAATCTGCTCGAGGTCCTAGGCTGCGAGGTCGAAGTGCTGGGCGATGTCGCCGACGGACTCTTCGCTCATACGCCCGAGCCGACCGCCGAAAATCTGCGCGAGGTCTTGCCACAGGTGGTGCGCATGGGGGCCGACGTCGGCTTTTGCCAGGATCCCGATGCCGATCGCCTAGCGGTCATCGATGCCGCGGGGAATTACCTCGGCGAGGAATACACGCTGGCGATGTGCGTCGATCACGTGCTGCGCCGCAATCCCGGTCCCGTGGTCACGAACTGCTCGACCAGCCGCATGAGCGAAGACCTGGCCGCCAGGTACGACGTGCCTTTCTTCCGTTCGGCGGTGGGCGAGGCCAACGTGGTTGGGCTCATGCGGCAGGAGAGCGCCGCGATCGGGGGCGAGGGAAATGGCGGCGTGATCGACCCGCGCGTGGGCTTCGTGCGCGACAGCTTCGTCGGCATGGCGCTGTTACTCGACGCGATGGCCGCACGCGAGCTCCCCGTCGCCGTATTGGCCGCGGAGCTGCCCCGCTACGAGATGGCCAAGACCAAGATCACGCTCCCCCCGGAACGCGTCGCCGCGGGGCTCGAACGACTGGCCGCGCACTTCCCCGACGCGAAGTCCGATCGTCTCGACGGCCTGCGGCTCGATTGGCCGGGCAAGTGGCTCCTGGTCCGGGCCAGCAATACCGAGCCGATCGTCCGCGCCATGTCCGAGGCCCCCACCCGCGCCGAGGCCGACCGGCTCTGTGCCGAGGCCGAGGCCCTGTTAACTCGTTAA